One window from the genome of Cervus elaphus chromosome 8, mCerEla1.1, whole genome shotgun sequence encodes:
- the SYTL1 gene encoding synaptotagmin-like protein 1, with amino-acid sequence MPQRGHPAPEGLWSLPGLLMAHEPEPDGLLDLSFLTEEEQEAIAEVLKRDARLRQLEEGRVSKLRASLADPGQLKILTGDWFQEARSQRHQHAQFGSDLVRASIRRKKGCRGDQAGGSDGEAEAAGKETEEALEPRLSVDEGPQERLSEAEGPDVSSPCVPTKPSEQEEEPQAQEDEPGAPDLGHPPVIAGEEADPEMQPPSRGEEEPQPPPAQTQAASEMLENGEETPGTDPSFDRMLSSSSSMSSLNSSTLSGSQMSLSGEPEAGAVQVRGSVHFALRYEPGAAELRVHVIQCQGLAAARRRRSDPYVKSYLLPDKQSKRKTTVKKRNLNPVFNEILRYSVPQTELRGRVLSLSVWHRESLGRNIFLGEVEVPLNTWDWDSEPTWLPLQPRVPPSPDDLPSRGLLSLSLKYVPAGSEGPGLPPSGELHFWVKEVQDLIPLRSGSPDTFVQCSVLPDDSRASRQRTRVVRRSLNPMFNHTMVYDGFGPADLRQACAELSLWDHGALGSRQLGGTRLSLGTGSSYGLQVPWMDSTHEERRLWQSLLERPCEWVDGLLPLRTNLAPRT; translated from the exons ATGCCCCAGAGGGGCCACCCAGCTCCAGAGGGGCTCTGGTCCCTGCCTGGCCTCCTCATGGCACATGAGCCAGAGCCCGATGGGCTCCTGGATCTCAGCTTCCTgacagaggaggagcaggaggccaTTGCCGAGGTCCTGAAGCGAGATGCCCGCCTGCGCCAGCTGGAGGAGGGACGGGTCAG CAAGCTCCGGGCATCACTGGCAGACCCTGGGCAGCTGAAGATCCTAACTGGGGACTGGTTCCAGGAAGCACGCTCCCAGCGGCACCAGCACGCCCAATTCGGCTCTGACCTGGTCCGAGCTTCTATCCGCAGAAAGAAGGGCTGCAGGG gagaccaggctggAGGCAGCGATGGGGAGGCCGAGGCTGCAGGGAAAGAGACTGAAGAGGCCCTGGAGCCCAG gctCTCCGTAGACGAGGGCCCCCAAGAGAGGCTCAGCGAGGCGGAG GGACCGGATGTCTCCTCACCATGTGTCCCCACAAAGCCttcagagcaggaggaggagccccAAGCCCAAGAAGATGAGCCGGGAG cccctgacCTGGGGCACCCTCCGGTCATCGCCGGCGAGGAGGCGGACCCGGAGATGCAGCCGCCGtcgaggggagaggaggagccgCAGCCCCCGCCTGCCCAG ACCCAGGCGGCGTCTGAGATGCTGGAGAATGGGGAGGAGACCCCGGGGACCGACCCCTCGTTCGACCGCATGCTCAGCAGCAGCTCCTCCATGTCCAGCCTCAACTCCTCCACG CTGAGCGGCAGCCAGATGAGCCTGTCAGGGGAGCCGGAGGCGGGCGCCGTGCAGGTGCGTGGCTCCGTGCACTTCGCGCTGCGCTACGAGCCGGGAGCCGCCGAGCTGCGCGTGCACGTGATCCAGTGCCAGGGCCTGGCCGCCGCACGGCGCCGCCGCTCCGACCC CTACGTCAAAAGCTACCTCCTCCCGGATAAGCAGAGCAAGCGCAAGACAACCGTGAAGAAACGGAATCTGAACCCGGTCTTCAACGAGATTCTCCGG TACTCTGTCCCGCAGACCGAGCTCCGGGGCCGCGTGCTGAGCCTGTCCGTGTGGCACCGCGAAAGCCTGGGTCGCAACATCTTTCTGGGCGAAGTCGAAGTGCCCCTGAACACGTGGGACTGGGACTCcgagcccacctggctccccctGCAGCCCCGA GTCCCGCCCTCTCCCGACGACCTTCCCAGCCGCGGGCTGCTCTCTCTGTCCCTCAAGTACGTCCCCGCTGGCTCCGAGG GTCCGGGACTGCCCCCGAGCGGGGAGCTGCACTTCTGGGTGAAGGAGGTTCAGGATCTCATCCCTTTGCGCTCAGGGTCCCCAGATACTTTCGTACAATG CTCGGTGCTGCCTGATGATAGCCGGGCCAGCCGCCAGCGGACAAGGGTGGTGCGACGCAGCCTCAACCCCATGTTCAATCACACCATGGTCTATGATGGCTTTGGGCCTGCTGACCTGCGCCAGGCCTGTGCGGAGCTCTCCCTCTGGGACCATGGGGCCCTGGGCAGTCGCCAGCTGGGGGGCACACGCCTCAGCCTGGGCACCG GCAGCAGTTACGGGCTCCAGGTGCCCTGGATGGACTCCACACATGAGGAGAGGCGGCTGTGGCAAAGCCTCCTGGAGCGGCCATGTGAGTGGGTGGATGGCCTTCTGCCCCTCAGGACCAACCTGGCCCCCAGGACATAG